A window of Rhododendron vialii isolate Sample 1 chromosome 11a, ASM3025357v1 contains these coding sequences:
- the LOC131306581 gene encoding pleiotropic drug resistance protein 3-like isoform X4 codes for MVPPCLDSDSMAQSAGYDEIESLGIELAERGSSLGSSFQHHTSSFRSIEIEPVGIELAESGRSLGSSFGHHTSSFRSCSGLTSVKDDDNEFSLQCAEIDNLPTIERLRSPLFDDNDGSNVKGKRVVDVNKLGALERHMFVEKLIKHIENDNLRLLQKMRTRVDEVGVELPRVEVRYSNLRVEAECEVVHGKPLPTLWNSLKSIICDCAKLPGLKLQEAKITIINDLSGIVKPGRMTLLLGPPGCGKTTLLKALSGNLDKSLKVAGEVLYNGYKLEEFIPQKTSSYISQNDLHMPEMTVRETLDFSACCQGVGSRAEIMVEVSTKEKQAGVVPDPDIDTYMKAISVEGQKTTLQTDYMLKILGLDICADTLIGDAMIRGISGGQKKRLTTGELIIGPTKALFMDEISNGLDSSTAYQIVACLKQLAHISNVTILAALLQPAPEIFDLFDDIILMAEGKIVYHGLRRHVLNFFEDCGFRCPERKGVADFLQEVISRKDQAQYWHQAEQSWSYISVDLFCKKFKESTYGEKLDAELSKPFTKSQCHKNAISFSKYSLSKWALFQACMSREYLLMRRNSFVYVFKSFQIVIIAVMTMTLLLRTQMGVDVIHANNYLGALFFALVVLFFDGFPELFMTVTRLDVFYKQRDLYFYPAWSYAIPSTILKVPLSLFEALIWTSLTYYVIGYSPEPGRFFRQWILLFAVHFVAISMFRFVASVCRTMVASVAVGSMLILSAFSFSGFVIPKCKVHHLFQIEVLESYWGKQSSNLLLLAAFMPTWLKWGFWVFPLSYGEIGLVVNEFLAPRWQKTLSGNTTVGNETLESRGLNFSAYFFWLTLGALLGFAILFNIGFTLALTFLNSPGSRAIISNEKLSQIKESKDSSNGADKLRSKSCQKTGSKPHKDRLVLPFKPLTLAFKDVQYYVETPLAMKERGFTPKKLQLLCDITGALRPGVLTALMGVTGAGKTTLLDVIAGRKTSGTVEGDIRIGGYPKVQDTFARISGYCEQSDIHSPQITVEESVIYSAWLRLHPEIDSETKFEFVGEVLEIIELDEIRDCLVGMPGVSGLSTEQRKRLTIAVEIVANPSIIFMDEPTTGLDARAAAIVMRAVKNVADTGRTIVCTIHQPSIDQFEAFDELVLLKSGGHIIYCGPVGHHSNSVIKYFEDISGVPRIRSNYNPATWMLEVTSTTTEANLGINFAQVYKNSVLYQNNQQSLFNILGAMFSAAMFLGINNSSSVLPYVSTERSVFYRERFAGMYGSWAYALAQVTIEVPYLMALAIVFSTITYPMIGYYWSAYKVLWYFYAIFCTLMYFTYLGMLIVAITPSFPIAATLQSLFYMILNLFAGFLIPQPQFPKWWLWMYYLTPTSWTLNGMFTSQYGDVHDKIMVFGETKTVSSFLKDYFGYHHDQLPIVGVVLTIYPILFAFLFASCIEKKNFQKR; via the exons ATGGTCCCACCATGCCTTGATTCCGACAG TATGGCTCAATCGGCTGGTTATGATGAGATAGAGTCACTGGGAATTGAGCTAGCTGAGAGAGGAAGTAGTTTGGGATCATCGTTCCAGCACCATACCTCTAGTTTCAGAAGCATTGAGATAGAGCCAGTGGGAATTGAGCTAGCTGAGAGTGGAAGAAGTTTGGGATCATCGTTCGGGCACCATACCTCTAGTTTCAGAAGCTGCTCTGGTTTGACCTCTGTGAAGGATGACGATAATGAATTTTCCTTACAGTGTGCTGAGATTGACAATCTGCCTACAATTGAGAGGTTGAGATCACCTTTGTTTGATGATAATGATGGGAGCAATGTTAAGGGAAAAAGGGTTGTCGATGTTAATAAGCTTGGTGCTCTAGAACGACATATGTTTGTTGAGAAACTCATCAAACACATTGAGAATGACAACCTTCGATTGTTACAGAAAATGAGAACAAGAGTAGATGA GGTTGGTGTAGAATTGCCGAGAGTGGAAGTGAGATATAGCAATCTACGAGTGGAAGCAGAGTGTGAGGTGGTTCATGGCAAGCCTCTCCCGACTCTATGGAATTCACTCAAAAGCATTATTTGT gACTGTGCTAAGCTACCTGGTTTGAAGTTGCAGGAGGCCAAGATAACCATCATTAATGATCTCAGCGGTATTGTTAAGCCTGGAAG GATGACTTTGCTCCTTGGTCCTCCAGGATGCGGAAAGACTACTTTATTAAAAGCACTTTCAGGAAATCTGGACAAGTCTCTCAAg GTTGCAGGGGAAGTTTTATACAATGGATACAAACTGGAAGAGTTCATTCCCCAGAAAACTTCTTCTTATATAAGTCAAAATGACCTACACATGCCTGAAATGACTGTAAGGgaaacacttgatttttcaGCTTGCTGTCAGGGGGTTGGAAGCCGAGCAG AGATTATGGTTGAGGTCAGCACAAAGGAGAAACAAGCTGGAGTTGTTCCAGACCCAGATATCGATACTTACATGAAG GCAATTTCTGTAGAAGGACAAAAGACTACCCTCCAGACTGACTACATGTTGAAA ATTTTAGGACTTGATATCTGTGCCGATACGCTAATTGGAGATGCCATGATAAGAGGTATCTCAGGTggtcaaaagaaaagattgacTACAG GTGAGCTGATTATAGGTCCTACAAAAGCTTTGTTTATGGATGAAATATCAAATGGCTTAGACAGTTCTACGGCGTATCAAATTGTTGCTTGTCTTAAACAGCTAGCACATATATCAAATGTTACTATACTTGCGGCACTTCTTCAACCAGCACCAGAAATCTTTGATCTCTTTGATGACATCATCTTGATGGCAGAAGGGAAGATTGTGTATCACGGACTTCGTCGTCatgttctaaatttttttgaggattGTGGGTTTAGATGTCCTGAAAGGAAAGGGGTTGCTGACTTCCTCCAAGAG GTAATATCTAGAAAAGATCAAGCACAATACTGGCACCAAGCTGAACAATCTTGGAGTTACATTTCCGTTGATTTGTTTTGCAAGAAATTTAAGGAATCTACTTATGGGGAGAAGTTAGATGCAGAGCTATCAAAGCCATTTACGAAGTCTCAGTGCCATAAGAATGCCATTTCGTTCAGCAAGTATTCACTTTCTAAATGGGCGCTCTTTCAAGCTTGCATGTCAAGGGAATATCTTCTCATGAGGAGGAATTCATTTGTTTATGTATTCAAATCATTTCAG ATTGTTATAATAGCAGTTATGACAATGACTTTGTTATTGAGAACTCAAATGGGTGTTGATGTCATTCATGCAAACAATTATCTGGGTGCTTTGTTCTTTGCTCTCGTGGTTCTTTTTTTTGATGGGTTTCCGGAGTTGTTCATGACTGTTACAAGACTTGATGTCTTCTACAAGCAGAGAGACTTATACTTCTATCCAGCATGGTCATACGCAATCCCGTCCACAATTCTCAAAGTTCCTCTTTCATTGTTTGAAGCTCTGATTTGGACTTCTCTTACTTATTATGTGATAGGATACAGTCCTGAGCCTGGGAG GTTCTTTCGACAGTGGATTCTACTTTTTGCTGTGCACTTTGTTGCAATATCCATGTTTCGTTTCGTGGCATCTGTTTGTCGTACCATGGTTGCTTCTGTAGCAGTCGGTAGTATGTTGATATTATCTGCCTTTTCATTTAGTGGCTTTGTTATCCCAAAATGTAAGGTTCATCACCTCTTTCAAATTGAAGTTTTGGAAAGTTATTGGGGAAAACAAAGTTCAAACCTCTTGTTGCTTGCAGCCTTTATGCCAACTTGGTTGAAGTGGGGATTTTGGGTTTTCCCATTGAGTTATGGTGAGATAGGCCTTGTTGTAAACGAATTTCTTGCTCCAAGATGGCAAAAG ACACTTTCAGGGAATACGACAGTAGGGAACGAAACACTTGAAAGCCGTGGACTTAACTTTAGTGCATATTTCTTCTGGCTAACACTTGGTGCTTTACTTGGGTTTGCAATACTCTTCAACATCGGGTTTACCTTGGCTTTAACCTTCTTAAACT CTCCTGGTTCTCGTGCTATTATTTCAAATGAAAAGCTGTCCCAGATTAAGGAAAGTAAAGATTCCTCCAATGGTGCCGATAAATTAAGGTCAAAGAGCTGCCAGAAAACTGGGTCAAAACCTCATAAAG ATCGGCTTGTTTTACCTTTCAAGCCCCTAACTTTAGCATTTAAAGATGTTCAATACTACGTTGAAACTCCTTTG GCAATGAAAGAAAGGGGTTTTACCCCGAAAAAACTCCAACTACTCTGTGATATTACTGGTGCGTTAAGGCCCGGTGTTCTTACAGCATTAATGGGTGTGACTGGAGCTGGTAAAACAACTCTTTTGGATGTTATTGCTGGAAGGAAAACTAGTGGCACCGTTGAAGGAGATATTAGAATTGGAGGATATCCTAAGGTTCAAGACACTTTTGCTAGGATTTCGGGTTACTGTGAGCAAAGTGACATTCATTCCCCACAAATTACAGTGGAAGAATCCGTCATTTATTCTGCTTGGCTACGTCTGCATCCTGaaattgattctgaaactaaatTT GAATTTGTGGGAGAGGTCCTGGAGATCATTGAGCTTGATGAAATAAGAGATTGTTTAGTTGGCATGCCAGGTGTTAGTGGTTTATCAACTGAACAGCGAAAGCGGCTTACAATAGCAGTGGAAATTGTTGCTAACCCCTCCATTATTTTCATGGATGAACCTACAACTGGATTGGATGCACGAGCAGCTGCAATTGTTATGCGGGCCGTGAAGAATGTCGCTGATACGGGAAGAACAATTGTTTGCACCATTCACCAACCAAGTATTGACCAATTTGAAGCATTTGATGAG TTAGTTCTATTGAAATCTGGCGGACATATTATCTATTGTGGACCAGTGGGTCACCATTCAAACAGTGTCATCAAATACTTTGAG GATATCTCTGGAGTTCCAAGGATTAGAAGTAATTACAACCCAGCAACATGGATGTTAGAGGTCACTTCCACAACAACAGAAGCTAATCTTGGCATCAATTTTGCCCAAGTTTACAAGAATTCTGTCTTGTATCA AAATAACCAGCAAAGTCTTTTCAATATTCTTGGGGCAATGTTCTCTGCTGCAATGTTCTTGGGCATAAATAATTCTTCGTCAGTTTTACCATATGTGTCAACTGAACGATCAGTTTTCTACCGGGAAAGGTTTGCAGGAATGTATGGCTCATGGGCTTATGCACTTGCTCAG GTCACAATTGAGGTTCCATATCTCATGGCCCTAGCAATTGTTTTCTCGACCATCACGTATCCGATGATTGGGTATTATTGGTCAGCTTATAAGGTTTTATGGTACTTCTACGCCATATTTTGTACATTGATGTACTTCACTTATCTTGGAATGCTGATTGTTGCAATTACACCAAGCTTTCCAATAGCGGCAACTTTACAGTCACTGTTCTACATGATTTTGAACCTGTTCGCTGGTTTTTTGATTCCTCAACCA CAATTTCCCAAGTGGTGGCTCTGGATGTATTATCTAACCCCTACATCTTGGACCCTAAATGGGATGTTCACTTCACAGTATGGAGATGTCCACGACAAGATTATGGTGTTTGGTGAAACTAAAACCGTATCTTCCTTTTTAAAAGATTACTTTGGGTATCACCATGATCAATTACCCATTGTGGGTGTTGTTCTCACTATTTACCCCAttctttttgcttttctatttGCATCCTGCATAGAGAAGAAAAATTTTCAGAAGAGATGA
- the LOC131306581 gene encoding pleiotropic drug resistance protein 3-like isoform X7, protein MPEMTVRETLDFSACCQGVGSRAEIMVEVSTKEKQAGVVPDPDIDTYMKAISVEGQKTTLQTDYMLKILGLDICADTLIGDAMIRGISGGQKKRLTTGELIIGPTKALFMDEISNGLDSSTAYQIVACLKQLAHISNVTILAALLQPAPEIFDLFDDIILMAEGKIVYHGLRRHVLNFFEDCGFRCPERKGVADFLQEVISRKDQAQYWHQAEQSWSYISVDLFCKKFKESTYGEKLDAELSKPFTKSQCHKNAISFSKYSLSKWALFQACMSREYLLMRRNSFVYVFKSFQIVIIAVMTMTLLLRTQMGVDVIHANNYLGALFFALVVLFFDGFPELFMTVTRLDVFYKQRDLYFYPAWSYAIPSTILKVPLSLFEALIWTSLTYYVIGYSPEPGRFFRQWILLFAVHFVAISMFRFVASVCRTMVASVAVGSMLILSAFSFSGFVIPKCKVHHLFQIEVLESYWGKQSSNLLLLAAFMPTWLKWGFWVFPLSYGEIGLVVNEFLAPRWQKTLSGNTTVGNETLESRGLNFSAYFFWLTLGALLGFAILFNIGFTLALTFLNSPGSRAIISNEKLSQIKESKDSSNGADKLRSKSCQKTGSKPHKDRLVLPFKPLTLAFKDVQYYVETPLAMKERGFTPKKLQLLCDITGALRPGVLTALMGVTGAGKTTLLDVIAGRKTSGTVEGDIRIGGYPKVQDTFARISGYCEQSDIHSPQITVEESVIYSAWLRLHPEIDSETKFEFVGEVLEIIELDEIRDCLVGMPGVSGLSTEQRKRLTIAVEIVANPSIIFMDEPTTGLDARAAAIVMRAVKNVADTGRTIVCTIHQPSIDQFEAFDELVLLKSGGHIIYCGPVGHHSNSVIKYFEDISGVPRIRSNYNPATWMLEVTSTTTEANLGINFAQVYKNSVLYQNNKALVDSLSTPSDTEELHFKTRFSQNTWGQFKSCLWKQYLSYWRSPSYNLLRSMYLLFTSLLYGILFWDQGRKINNQQSLFNILGAMFSAAMFLGINNSSSVLPYVSTERSVFYRERFAGMYGSWAYALAQVTIEVPYLMALAIVFSTITYPMIGYYWSAYKVLWYFYAIFCTLMYFTYLGMLIVAITPSFPIAATLQSLFYMILNLFAGFLIPQPQFPKWWLWMYYLTPTSWTLNGMFTSQYGDVHDKIMVFGETKTVSSFLKDYFGYHHDQLPIVGVVLTIYPILFAFLFASCIEKKNFQKR, encoded by the exons ATGCCTGAAATGACTGTAAGGgaaacacttgatttttcaGCTTGCTGTCAGGGGGTTGGAAGCCGAGCAG AGATTATGGTTGAGGTCAGCACAAAGGAGAAACAAGCTGGAGTTGTTCCAGACCCAGATATCGATACTTACATGAAG GCAATTTCTGTAGAAGGACAAAAGACTACCCTCCAGACTGACTACATGTTGAAA ATTTTAGGACTTGATATCTGTGCCGATACGCTAATTGGAGATGCCATGATAAGAGGTATCTCAGGTggtcaaaagaaaagattgacTACAG GTGAGCTGATTATAGGTCCTACAAAAGCTTTGTTTATGGATGAAATATCAAATGGCTTAGACAGTTCTACGGCGTATCAAATTGTTGCTTGTCTTAAACAGCTAGCACATATATCAAATGTTACTATACTTGCGGCACTTCTTCAACCAGCACCAGAAATCTTTGATCTCTTTGATGACATCATCTTGATGGCAGAAGGGAAGATTGTGTATCACGGACTTCGTCGTCatgttctaaatttttttgaggattGTGGGTTTAGATGTCCTGAAAGGAAAGGGGTTGCTGACTTCCTCCAAGAG GTAATATCTAGAAAAGATCAAGCACAATACTGGCACCAAGCTGAACAATCTTGGAGTTACATTTCCGTTGATTTGTTTTGCAAGAAATTTAAGGAATCTACTTATGGGGAGAAGTTAGATGCAGAGCTATCAAAGCCATTTACGAAGTCTCAGTGCCATAAGAATGCCATTTCGTTCAGCAAGTATTCACTTTCTAAATGGGCGCTCTTTCAAGCTTGCATGTCAAGGGAATATCTTCTCATGAGGAGGAATTCATTTGTTTATGTATTCAAATCATTTCAG ATTGTTATAATAGCAGTTATGACAATGACTTTGTTATTGAGAACTCAAATGGGTGTTGATGTCATTCATGCAAACAATTATCTGGGTGCTTTGTTCTTTGCTCTCGTGGTTCTTTTTTTTGATGGGTTTCCGGAGTTGTTCATGACTGTTACAAGACTTGATGTCTTCTACAAGCAGAGAGACTTATACTTCTATCCAGCATGGTCATACGCAATCCCGTCCACAATTCTCAAAGTTCCTCTTTCATTGTTTGAAGCTCTGATTTGGACTTCTCTTACTTATTATGTGATAGGATACAGTCCTGAGCCTGGGAG GTTCTTTCGACAGTGGATTCTACTTTTTGCTGTGCACTTTGTTGCAATATCCATGTTTCGTTTCGTGGCATCTGTTTGTCGTACCATGGTTGCTTCTGTAGCAGTCGGTAGTATGTTGATATTATCTGCCTTTTCATTTAGTGGCTTTGTTATCCCAAAATGTAAGGTTCATCACCTCTTTCAAATTGAAGTTTTGGAAAGTTATTGGGGAAAACAAAGTTCAAACCTCTTGTTGCTTGCAGCCTTTATGCCAACTTGGTTGAAGTGGGGATTTTGGGTTTTCCCATTGAGTTATGGTGAGATAGGCCTTGTTGTAAACGAATTTCTTGCTCCAAGATGGCAAAAG ACACTTTCAGGGAATACGACAGTAGGGAACGAAACACTTGAAAGCCGTGGACTTAACTTTAGTGCATATTTCTTCTGGCTAACACTTGGTGCTTTACTTGGGTTTGCAATACTCTTCAACATCGGGTTTACCTTGGCTTTAACCTTCTTAAACT CTCCTGGTTCTCGTGCTATTATTTCAAATGAAAAGCTGTCCCAGATTAAGGAAAGTAAAGATTCCTCCAATGGTGCCGATAAATTAAGGTCAAAGAGCTGCCAGAAAACTGGGTCAAAACCTCATAAAG ATCGGCTTGTTTTACCTTTCAAGCCCCTAACTTTAGCATTTAAAGATGTTCAATACTACGTTGAAACTCCTTTG GCAATGAAAGAAAGGGGTTTTACCCCGAAAAAACTCCAACTACTCTGTGATATTACTGGTGCGTTAAGGCCCGGTGTTCTTACAGCATTAATGGGTGTGACTGGAGCTGGTAAAACAACTCTTTTGGATGTTATTGCTGGAAGGAAAACTAGTGGCACCGTTGAAGGAGATATTAGAATTGGAGGATATCCTAAGGTTCAAGACACTTTTGCTAGGATTTCGGGTTACTGTGAGCAAAGTGACATTCATTCCCCACAAATTACAGTGGAAGAATCCGTCATTTATTCTGCTTGGCTACGTCTGCATCCTGaaattgattctgaaactaaatTT GAATTTGTGGGAGAGGTCCTGGAGATCATTGAGCTTGATGAAATAAGAGATTGTTTAGTTGGCATGCCAGGTGTTAGTGGTTTATCAACTGAACAGCGAAAGCGGCTTACAATAGCAGTGGAAATTGTTGCTAACCCCTCCATTATTTTCATGGATGAACCTACAACTGGATTGGATGCACGAGCAGCTGCAATTGTTATGCGGGCCGTGAAGAATGTCGCTGATACGGGAAGAACAATTGTTTGCACCATTCACCAACCAAGTATTGACCAATTTGAAGCATTTGATGAG TTAGTTCTATTGAAATCTGGCGGACATATTATCTATTGTGGACCAGTGGGTCACCATTCAAACAGTGTCATCAAATACTTTGAG GATATCTCTGGAGTTCCAAGGATTAGAAGTAATTACAACCCAGCAACATGGATGTTAGAGGTCACTTCCACAACAACAGAAGCTAATCTTGGCATCAATTTTGCCCAAGTTTACAAGAATTCTGTCTTGTATCA GAACAATAAAGCACTTGTGGATTCTCTAAGTACTCCTTCCGATACAGAAGAGTTGCATTTTAAAACCCGCTTCTCACAAAATACTTGGGGACAGTTCAAGTCCTGCCTTTGGAAACAATACTTGTCTTACTGGAGAAGTCCTTCGTACAACTTGTTGCGCTCCATGTATTTGTTGTTCACATCTTTGCTTTAtggtattctattttgggatcAAGGGAGGAAAAT AAATAACCAGCAAAGTCTTTTCAATATTCTTGGGGCAATGTTCTCTGCTGCAATGTTCTTGGGCATAAATAATTCTTCGTCAGTTTTACCATATGTGTCAACTGAACGATCAGTTTTCTACCGGGAAAGGTTTGCAGGAATGTATGGCTCATGGGCTTATGCACTTGCTCAG GTCACAATTGAGGTTCCATATCTCATGGCCCTAGCAATTGTTTTCTCGACCATCACGTATCCGATGATTGGGTATTATTGGTCAGCTTATAAGGTTTTATGGTACTTCTACGCCATATTTTGTACATTGATGTACTTCACTTATCTTGGAATGCTGATTGTTGCAATTACACCAAGCTTTCCAATAGCGGCAACTTTACAGTCACTGTTCTACATGATTTTGAACCTGTTCGCTGGTTTTTTGATTCCTCAACCA CAATTTCCCAAGTGGTGGCTCTGGATGTATTATCTAACCCCTACATCTTGGACCCTAAATGGGATGTTCACTTCACAGTATGGAGATGTCCACGACAAGATTATGGTGTTTGGTGAAACTAAAACCGTATCTTCCTTTTTAAAAGATTACTTTGGGTATCACCATGATCAATTACCCATTGTGGGTGTTGTTCTCACTATTTACCCCAttctttttgcttttctatttGCATCCTGCATAGAGAAGAAAAATTTTCAGAAGAGATGA